One window of the Shewanella khirikhana genome contains the following:
- a CDS encoding tRNA1(Val) (adenine(37)-N6)-methyltransferase, with product MGFSFKAFHIDDEGCGMPVSTDGVLLGAWADLDGADSVLDLGAGSGLLSLMAAQRSDASITAVEIDTAAANACRHNFAASPWADRLCLIEADATSSTALSGEVFTHILCNPPYFETGPLSDKPGRAQARHTGSLSFTALCQLFATHLSENGVASVILPTESEAAFLQALTHAELYVSRRVAVSTVEGKPPRRLLIAISKIPCQPTETQLAIRDIQGHYTQAMTELTRDFYLKL from the coding sequence ATGGGGTTCAGCTTCAAGGCATTTCATATCGACGATGAGGGCTGCGGCATGCCGGTGAGCACCGACGGTGTGCTTTTGGGGGCCTGGGCCGACCTTGACGGCGCCGACTCAGTACTGGATCTCGGTGCCGGCAGCGGTTTGCTGTCGTTGATGGCTGCCCAGCGCTCTGATGCCAGCATTACCGCCGTCGAAATCGACACAGCCGCGGCCAACGCCTGCCGCCACAACTTTGCCGCCAGCCCCTGGGCCGACAGGCTTTGCTTGATTGAAGCCGATGCCACTTCGTCCACAGCGCTTAGCGGCGAAGTGTTTACTCACATTTTGTGTAACCCGCCCTATTTTGAGACAGGTCCACTCAGCGACAAGCCCGGCCGCGCCCAGGCAAGGCACACAGGCAGCCTGAGTTTTACTGCGCTGTGTCAGCTGTTTGCAACACACCTTAGCGAAAATGGCGTTGCCAGTGTTATCCTGCCTACCGAGAGCGAAGCGGCTTTTTTGCAAGCACTCACTCACGCTGAGCTTTATGTCAGCCGCCGGGTGGCCGTCAGTACCGTTGAGGGGAAACCGCCGCGCAGGCTATTGATAGCGATATCGAAAATACCTTGCCAGCCCACAGAAACCCAGCTGGCAATCCGTGACATTCAAGGCCATTACACCCAGGCCATGACTGAGCTCACCAGAGACTTTTACCTGAAACTGTAA
- the srmB gene encoding ATP-dependent RNA helicase SrmB gives MQFEDFQLDPALLESLKAMGHTSPTTIQRMTVPLAMEARDILARAPTGTGKTASFLLPALQHLIDFPRRRPGQARVLILTPTRELASQVHRYACHLATDLELDIKIITGGVPYQPQEAMLKQNVDILVATPGRLLEYLDKGLFSAELVETLVIDEADRMLDMGFGDVVKTLAVEAQGRKQALLFSATLEGGGVGAFARELLNDPVFVESEPPRSEKAKIHQWIHLADDKNHKFALLCHLLKQEDVTRAIVFCKTREVVASLDGMLQQEGIACAFMRGDMDQKKRFQALGRFTKGEVNVLLATDVAARGIDIDDISHVINFDMPRSADTYVHRIGRTGRAGAKGTAISLVEAHDMRILGKIERYTEQSLKRRVIEGLRPKHKEAKVPGKKKVKAKDGKAKKPKKSAKK, from the coding sequence ATGCAATTTGAAGATTTCCAATTAGACCCCGCCCTGCTGGAGTCGCTGAAAGCCATGGGGCATACGTCCCCCACCACCATTCAACGCATGACAGTCCCTCTTGCGATGGAAGCCAGGGACATTCTGGCGCGTGCCCCTACCGGCACAGGTAAAACCGCCAGCTTCCTGCTGCCTGCGCTGCAGCACCTGATTGATTTCCCTCGCCGCCGTCCCGGTCAGGCGCGGGTGCTTATCCTTACCCCCACCCGGGAACTGGCAAGCCAGGTGCATCGCTACGCCTGCCATCTGGCCACCGACCTCGAGCTGGATATCAAGATCATCACCGGCGGTGTGCCTTACCAGCCCCAGGAAGCCATGCTGAAACAAAACGTGGACATTCTGGTTGCCACCCCAGGCCGCTTGCTCGAGTACCTCGACAAGGGACTGTTCAGCGCCGAGCTGGTTGAAACCCTGGTGATTGATGAAGCCGACCGCATGCTGGACATGGGCTTTGGCGATGTGGTGAAAACCCTGGCTGTTGAAGCTCAGGGCCGCAAGCAAGCCCTGCTGTTCTCTGCCACCCTCGAAGGCGGCGGTGTAGGTGCTTTTGCCCGCGAACTGCTGAACGATCCTGTGTTTGTGGAATCCGAGCCACCACGCAGCGAAAAGGCCAAAATCCACCAGTGGATCCACCTTGCCGATGACAAGAACCACAAGTTCGCGCTGCTATGTCACCTGCTCAAGCAGGAAGACGTGACCCGCGCCATTGTGTTCTGTAAGACCCGCGAAGTGGTTGCCAGCCTCGATGGCATGTTGCAACAGGAAGGCATTGCCTGCGCCTTTATGCGCGGTGACATGGATCAGAAGAAACGCTTCCAGGCACTGGGCCGCTTTACCAAGGGTGAAGTGAACGTGCTGCTGGCCACCGATGTGGCCGCCCGTGGTATCGATATCGACGATATCAGCCATGTGATTAACTTCGACATGCCACGCTCGGCCGATACCTATGTGCACCGTATTGGCCGTACCGGTCGTGCCGGTGCCAAGGGCACGGCCATCTCGCTGGTTGAAGCCCACGATATGCGTATTCTGGGGAAGATTGAGCGCTACACCGAGCAGTCGCTCAAGCGTCGGGTAATCGAAGGCCTGCGCCCCAAGCACAAAGAAGCCAAGGTACCGGGCAAGAAGAAGGTCAAAGCCAAAGACGGCAAGGCCAAGAAGCCCAAAAAATCCGCTAAAAAATAA
- a CDS encoding efflux RND transporter periplasmic adaptor subunit, with protein sequence MSTLLRRTLPIIILFLFIFAAVVLLGMKEAPEQKADELPLPLIEVTEVHQETVSLNLPSYGVVAPKHKTQLVAEVQGRLLSVSANFVSGGVVKKGDELAVIEPSDYQADLMQAEASLAQATAALNEEIARGEVAKIEFKGYDKGVPPELGLRIPQLKKEQANVKYAEAALARAKRNLERTVIRAPFDGIVKARSVDLGQYVTLGTKLGELYDTGVAEIRLPITNADLAYLESVDNPDTQVTLSATLAGRDVVWQGEIVRSEGVIDQSNRMVYLVAEVKDPYLRLHKSTGELPLKFGTFVNAIIKGRTVDGIVKLPRYIVRDSKVPVVLPDNTLELREVKVVRTDVEHAFIKDSLKNGERVSITNIGNMGSGQMVKIQGEDKPDSSKDDTAPSDERLAQAGDK encoded by the coding sequence ATGAGTACACTGTTAAGAAGAACCCTCCCTATCATCATCCTCTTCCTGTTTATATTTGCCGCCGTGGTATTGCTCGGCATGAAGGAAGCGCCCGAGCAGAAAGCCGACGAGCTGCCACTGCCGTTAATTGAAGTGACTGAAGTCCATCAGGAAACCGTCTCTCTCAACCTGCCTTCCTACGGTGTGGTTGCCCCCAAACACAAGACCCAACTGGTCGCCGAAGTACAGGGACGCCTGCTGAGCGTGTCGGCAAACTTTGTCTCCGGTGGTGTGGTGAAAAAAGGCGATGAGCTGGCGGTGATTGAGCCTTCAGATTATCAAGCCGATTTGATGCAGGCAGAAGCCAGTCTGGCTCAGGCCACAGCAGCGCTGAATGAAGAGATTGCCCGCGGCGAAGTGGCCAAGATCGAGTTCAAGGGGTACGACAAAGGCGTGCCACCAGAGCTTGGTCTGCGTATCCCTCAGCTGAAAAAAGAACAGGCCAACGTGAAATATGCCGAGGCAGCACTTGCCCGCGCCAAACGTAACCTGGAACGCACCGTGATCCGCGCCCCCTTCGACGGTATCGTCAAGGCACGCAGCGTGGATCTGGGCCAGTATGTCACCCTTGGCACTAAGCTTGGTGAGCTTTACGACACCGGCGTTGCCGAAATTCGCCTGCCGATTACCAATGCCGATTTGGCCTACCTTGAATCGGTCGATAACCCCGACACCCAAGTCACCTTAAGCGCCACCCTGGCTGGTCGTGACGTGGTATGGCAGGGCGAAATCGTGCGCAGCGAAGGCGTTATAGATCAGAGCAACCGCATGGTGTATCTGGTTGCCGAGGTGAAAGACCCTTATCTGCGCCTGCACAAGAGCACCGGCGAACTGCCACTTAAGTTTGGTACCTTCGTGAATGCCATCATCAAGGGCCGCACCGTCGATGGCATTGTTAAACTGCCCCGCTACATAGTGCGCGACAGTAAAGTGCCTGTGGTACTTCCCGACAACACCCTGGAACTGCGTGAAGTCAAAGTTGTGCGCACCGATGTGGAGCATGCCTTCATCAAAGACAGCCTGAAAAACGGCGAGCGTGTATCCATTACCAATATCGGCAACATGGGCAGTGGCCAGATGGTGAAAATCCAGGGCGAAGACAAACCTGACAGCAGCAAGGACGACACAGCGCCTTCCGATGAGCGTCTGGCGCAGGCAGGGGACAAGTAA
- a CDS encoding efflux RND transporter permease subunit → MDTHKGIIAWFARNSVAANLLMIVLLIGGLFSTQIINKEIFPSFEMNLLQISVAYPGAAPQEIEEGINIKIEEAIQDVTGIKKVTSVASDGFGNITVEVEDGVDPKTVLDEAKLRIDAISTFPANIEKPNIYQRKPENNVIWLSVYGDLNPHEMKELAKNIRDEVAALPSVTRAQVAGARDYEIGIEVSEDKLREYGLTFTQVAMAVQNSSLDLPGGAIRAKDGDILLRTKGQAYTGDDFSSIVVATGLDGSRVMLSDVAAIKDDFEERLEYTRFNGKPAVIVEVLSLKGQDAVAIAEDVKSYLGERKLTLPAGAELDYWGDLTHYLNGRLNMMLSNMLMGAALVFVILALFLDLKLAFWVMVGIPVCFLGTVLVMPLEPFGLTINMLTLFAFILVLGILVDDAIVIGESVHTEVERHGHSMDNVIRGAQKVAMPATFGVLTTIAAFIPMLMVDGPMGIIWKSIGMVVILCLAFSLVESKLILPAHLGHMKVSTKAPTSRLGLMKQRFNERVAHFIHHSYKGFLERAIYHRYSWLAGFIGVLFLSIALVGSGMVRWVFFPSIPSDFVQVQLEMEEGTSEETTLKALQDIEDALYRMNGEMEQKYGEPVVKHSFFALNSRTSAFIFTELTKGEDRELDGNAITEAWRDAVPEMVGVKKLSMNATTGDGGADVAFRLQSSDLEQLALAAKELKAKLGTYEGLYDIADNYSSGSHEIRLKIRPEAEALGLTLSDLARQVRYGFYGYEAQRILRNKEEVKVMVRYPLEQRRTLGHLENMLIRTPDGNAVPFATVADFEVGDSYSAITRVDGRRAISITAAANKDKVEPGKVVAEIEKDFMPQLKRKYPHISSALDGQSQEEASAMFSLLQGLFFALFTIYALMAIPLKSYSQPLIIMSVIPFGMIGAIIGHLILGLSLSVLSLCGIIALAGVVVNDSLILVDFVNRARAQGYSIKDAAVNAGCFRFRAIILTSLTTFFGLVPIILERSLQAQIVIPMATSLAFGILFSTVVTLILVPLLYVILADFSKLWRRFFNWWWRPASQEHAHEAAHMSPSSGHSDMPGKHDAL, encoded by the coding sequence ATGGACACCCACAAAGGCATAATTGCATGGTTTGCCCGCAACAGTGTGGCGGCAAACCTGCTGATGATAGTGCTGCTGATTGGCGGTCTGTTCAGCACCCAAATCATCAATAAAGAAATTTTCCCCAGCTTCGAGATGAACCTGCTGCAAATATCCGTGGCCTATCCGGGCGCGGCGCCGCAGGAAATCGAAGAAGGGATCAACATCAAAATCGAAGAAGCGATTCAGGATGTTACCGGCATCAAGAAGGTGACGTCGGTCGCCAGCGATGGTTTTGGCAACATCACCGTGGAAGTTGAAGACGGGGTGGATCCCAAAACCGTACTCGATGAAGCCAAGCTGCGTATCGATGCGATTTCCACCTTCCCGGCTAACATTGAAAAGCCCAACATTTATCAACGAAAGCCTGAAAACAATGTGATCTGGCTGTCGGTGTACGGCGATCTCAATCCCCACGAAATGAAGGAGCTGGCCAAAAACATCCGTGATGAAGTGGCGGCGCTGCCTTCGGTGACCCGCGCTCAGGTGGCTGGTGCCAGGGATTATGAAATCGGCATCGAGGTGTCTGAAGATAAGCTGCGGGAATACGGCCTTACCTTCACCCAGGTGGCCATGGCGGTGCAAAACTCCTCACTGGATCTGCCCGGCGGTGCCATTCGCGCCAAAGACGGTGATATTTTGCTGCGCACCAAGGGCCAGGCCTACACAGGCGATGACTTCTCCAGCATAGTGGTGGCCACCGGCTTGGACGGCAGCCGGGTAATGTTGAGCGATGTGGCGGCCATCAAGGATGACTTCGAAGAGCGGCTCGAATACACCCGCTTTAACGGCAAACCCGCAGTGATAGTGGAAGTGCTGAGCCTGAAAGGCCAGGACGCCGTTGCCATTGCCGAAGACGTGAAATCTTACCTTGGTGAGCGCAAACTCACCCTGCCGGCCGGCGCCGAGCTCGACTACTGGGGCGATTTGACCCACTACCTCAACGGTCGCCTCAACATGATGTTGTCGAACATGCTGATGGGCGCCGCATTGGTATTTGTAATTCTGGCCTTGTTCCTCGACCTCAAACTCGCCTTCTGGGTTATGGTCGGGATCCCGGTGTGCTTCCTCGGCACTGTGTTGGTGATGCCGCTGGAACCCTTCGGGCTGACCATCAATATGCTCACCCTATTCGCCTTTATTTTGGTGTTGGGGATATTGGTGGACGACGCCATTGTGATTGGCGAGAGCGTGCACACCGAGGTGGAGCGCCACGGCCACAGCATGGATAACGTCATTCGCGGCGCCCAAAAGGTGGCCATGCCCGCCACCTTCGGGGTGTTGACCACCATTGCCGCCTTTATCCCTATGCTGATGGTGGATGGCCCCATGGGCATCATCTGGAAATCCATCGGCATGGTGGTCATCCTCTGTCTTGCTTTCTCTTTGGTGGAATCCAAACTCATTCTGCCGGCTCACCTTGGCCATATGAAAGTCAGCACCAAGGCACCCACCAGCCGCCTGGGACTGATGAAGCAAAGATTCAACGAACGAGTGGCCCACTTTATCCATCACAGCTACAAAGGCTTCCTTGAGCGCGCCATCTACCACAGATACAGCTGGCTGGCGGGCTTTATTGGCGTCTTGTTCCTGTCGATTGCCCTAGTGGGCAGCGGCATGGTGCGCTGGGTGTTCTTCCCCAGCATTCCGTCGGATTTCGTCCAGGTACAGCTGGAAATGGAAGAAGGCACCTCGGAAGAAACCACCCTCAAGGCACTGCAGGATATCGAAGATGCTCTGTACCGCATGAACGGTGAGATGGAGCAAAAGTACGGTGAACCTGTGGTCAAGCACAGCTTTTTTGCCCTCAACTCCCGCACCAGCGCCTTTATTTTCACCGAGCTGACCAAGGGTGAAGATCGCGAGCTGGACGGAAATGCCATTACCGAAGCCTGGCGTGATGCGGTGCCGGAAATGGTCGGGGTGAAAAAACTGTCGATGAACGCCACTACCGGGGATGGCGGCGCCGATGTGGCCTTCCGCCTGCAGTCAAGCGACCTTGAGCAACTGGCGCTGGCCGCCAAGGAGCTTAAAGCCAAGCTTGGTACCTACGAGGGGCTGTACGACATTGCCGATAACTACTCCTCCGGCAGCCATGAAATTCGCCTGAAGATCCGCCCCGAAGCCGAGGCACTGGGGCTGACCCTGTCGGATCTGGCGCGTCAGGTGCGTTACGGCTTCTACGGCTATGAGGCCCAGCGAATCCTGCGCAACAAAGAAGAAGTGAAGGTGATGGTGCGCTACCCACTGGAGCAGCGCCGCACCCTCGGGCATTTGGAAAACATGCTGATCCGCACCCCGGATGGCAATGCCGTGCCCTTCGCCACCGTGGCCGATTTTGAAGTGGGCGATTCCTACTCCGCCATCACCCGGGTGGACGGTCGCCGCGCCATCAGCATCACCGCCGCCGCCAACAAAGACAAGGTTGAGCCCGGCAAAGTGGTGGCAGAGATTGAAAAAGACTTTATGCCGCAGCTCAAGCGCAAGTACCCCCATATATCCAGTGCGCTCGATGGCCAGAGTCAGGAAGAAGCCAGCGCCATGTTCAGCCTGCTGCAGGGGCTGTTCTTCGCGCTCTTTACCATCTATGCGCTGATGGCGATTCCGCTTAAATCCTACAGCCAGCCGCTTATCATCATGTCGGTTATTCCCTTCGGTATGATTGGCGCCATCATTGGCCACCTGATACTGGGGCTGTCGCTGAGCGTATTGAGCCTGTGCGGCATCATCGCCCTTGCCGGGGTAGTGGTGAACGACTCGCTGATTTTGGTGGACTTTGTTAACCGCGCCAGGGCGCAGGGTTACTCGATAAAAGATGCGGCAGTGAATGCAGGTTGTTTCCGCTTCCGGGCGATTATCCTGACCTCGCTTACCACCTTCTTCGGTCTGGTGCCGATTATTCTGGAGCGCAGCCTGCAGGCGCAGATTGTGATCCCCATGGCCACCTCGCTGGCATTCGGGATTTTGTTCTCCACCGTGGTGACCCTGATCCTGGTGCCGCTGCTGTACGTCATTCTGGCTGATTTCAGCAAACTGTGGCGCCGTTTCTTTAACTGGTGGTGGCGCCCGGCAAGCCAGGAGCACGCCCATGAAGCTGCGCACATGAGCCCAAGCTCAGGCCACAGCGATATGCCGGGGAAGCATGACGCATTGTGA
- a CDS encoding TatD family nuclease-associated radical SAM protein yields MHTDTTISEQTQPTLVYDIRQSRYLNITGRCTLRCAFCPKQQGSKQIHQYQLALSSQPTTADFLPLLGDVSQFDEYVFCGYGEPTLNLATLLGVAREIKARGGKVRVNTDGLGNLFHKRNILPELASCVDALSVSLNAQDEDTYLRHCQPKLKGSFAAVNAFIKEAPKYIARVEVSAIEGLEGVDIDACRALVEAAGCRFKHRKLDIMG; encoded by the coding sequence ATGCACACAGACACCACCATCAGCGAACAGACCCAGCCCACGCTGGTTTACGATATCCGTCAAAGCCGTTATCTCAACATCACCGGCCGCTGCACCCTGCGCTGCGCCTTTTGCCCCAAGCAGCAGGGCAGCAAGCAAATTCATCAGTATCAGCTTGCCCTGAGCAGCCAGCCGACCACCGCAGACTTTTTGCCCCTGCTTGGCGATGTGAGTCAGTTCGATGAATATGTTTTTTGTGGCTACGGCGAACCCACCTTAAATCTGGCAACTCTGCTGGGGGTTGCCCGGGAAATCAAAGCCCGTGGCGGCAAGGTCAGGGTGAACACCGATGGCCTTGGCAACCTGTTCCATAAGCGCAATATCCTGCCTGAACTGGCGAGCTGCGTGGATGCCCTGTCGGTCTCCCTCAATGCCCAGGACGAAGACACCTATCTGCGTCACTGCCAACCCAAACTCAAGGGCTCCTTTGCCGCGGTCAATGCCTTTATAAAAGAGGCACCCAAATACATAGCGCGGGTGGAAGTGTCAGCCATCGAGGGCCTGGAAGGCGTGGATATTGATGCCTGCCGCGCCCTGGTGGAGGCTGCAGGTTGCCGCTTCAAGCATCGCAAGCTCGACATCATGGGCTGA
- a CDS encoding PAS domain-containing protein, producing the protein MLKPNTGLSPLTSLLTDAQGVRWSHQRMLAIASQLAMLVISVVLVTNVIITLGERRLQEEWATQRYSELQTVGTMIADKVTFQQFRTQTFARGELLRQYMESGDEAIKEKLLSQWTSLQKNMPELMGIALFDARGEFMFASTNQFGTQTLPPSLLGGARNMGGNEIYSSPMEFLSINGGLEPYMYQLAWLENPDQTVRGYLVTYNSMLRTLELVKPAISSGQSPMMMFDTQGLMYAGASDNPLPRLPESLNASLRQSYPALWRQMAMSNFGQFHGDDATFVYLKVDLTTQYETRREYFLVSYIRNDDIASRFARWQTILIVGAVILTLLASAAVVLTHLYRLEQRARHNSIQLAADLFSGDEGMLLVNDKGRVLSANPTAGMLLALAADQLTDRSLQRCLQLDDDTYARIIQTAQNKGEWRGEMSLDNTPDALLTVQIRYTRANRDRQRYFLVGLTDISELAQSRKQESLHRLLADSAVATALTRADGTLLKYNSAFEQLLDIAEPISGNLADILENDLGNQWPRISQMVAMQGSWQGQILCTNNASTCLQATLKGHLDDEGDVEYLVCTLEQAASRRGKDNGHLIPNRSTILANIEDLQRYFEALGESSRSDSCLMLMDISPSGMLSHMSDIGQLEKRQQEVEMLLLKELPSNFQISHWQLGKLVIILPSTGNNEAHKYAMDVLGELNTHGLGEGISIGIAAYQDGQDLEAYISHAEIALKRAKQTGDQKICQAFTR; encoded by the coding sequence ATGCTCAAACCCAACACCGGACTCTCACCTCTGACCTCACTGCTGACCGACGCTCAGGGCGTACGCTGGTCCCATCAGCGGATGCTGGCCATCGCCAGCCAGCTGGCCATGTTGGTGATTAGCGTGGTGCTGGTAACCAATGTGATTATCACCCTGGGTGAGCGGCGCTTACAGGAAGAATGGGCCACCCAGAGATACAGCGAACTACAAACCGTGGGCACCATGATTGCCGACAAGGTGACCTTTCAGCAGTTTCGCACCCAAACCTTCGCCCGCGGCGAATTGCTGCGCCAATACATGGAAAGCGGCGATGAGGCCATTAAAGAAAAGCTGTTGAGTCAGTGGACAAGCTTGCAGAAAAACATGCCGGAGCTGATGGGGATAGCTCTGTTTGATGCCCGGGGCGAGTTTATGTTTGCCTCCACCAACCAGTTTGGCACCCAAACCCTGCCCCCCTCGCTGCTGGGCGGTGCCCGCAATATGGGCGGCAATGAGATTTACAGCTCGCCGATGGAGTTTTTGTCCATCAATGGCGGCCTCGAGCCCTACATGTACCAGTTGGCCTGGCTCGAAAACCCGGATCAGACAGTGCGCGGCTATCTGGTCACCTACAACTCCATGCTGCGCACCCTGGAGCTGGTGAAACCGGCCATCAGTTCCGGCCAATCGCCGATGATGATGTTCGACACCCAGGGCCTGATGTACGCCGGTGCCAGTGATAATCCGCTGCCAAGGCTGCCCGAATCCCTCAACGCCAGCCTGCGTCAGAGCTATCCGGCACTGTGGCGGCAAATGGCCATGAGCAACTTCGGCCAGTTCCACGGCGACGATGCCACCTTCGTGTATCTCAAGGTGGATTTGACCACCCAATACGAAACCCGCCGCGAATACTTTTTGGTGTCCTACATCCGCAACGATGATATCGCCTCTCGCTTTGCCCGCTGGCAAACCATTCTGATTGTTGGCGCGGTAATTCTCACCCTGCTGGCCTCGGCGGCTGTGGTGCTCACTCACCTGTATCGTCTCGAGCAGCGCGCCCGCCACAACAGTATTCAACTGGCGGCAGACTTGTTCAGTGGCGATGAAGGCATGCTGCTGGTGAACGACAAGGGCCGGGTACTGAGTGCCAACCCTACCGCCGGTATGCTGCTGGCGCTGGCGGCCGATCAGCTTACCGACCGCAGTTTGCAGCGCTGTTTGCAGCTCGACGACGACACCTACGCCCGCATCATTCAAACCGCCCAGAACAAGGGCGAATGGCGCGGTGAGATGAGTCTGGACAATACCCCGGATGCACTGCTGACCGTGCAAATCCGCTATACCCGCGCCAATCGCGACCGTCAGCGCTACTTCCTGGTGGGCCTGACCGACATCAGTGAGCTGGCCCAAAGCCGCAAGCAGGAATCCCTGCATCGCCTGCTGGCCGACAGCGCTGTGGCCACCGCCCTCACCCGCGCCGATGGCACCCTGCTCAAGTACAACAGCGCCTTTGAGCAACTGCTGGATATTGCCGAGCCCATCAGTGGCAATCTGGCGGATATTCTGGAAAACGATTTGGGCAACCAGTGGCCGCGCATCAGCCAGATGGTGGCCATGCAGGGCAGCTGGCAAGGGCAAATCCTTTGCACCAACAATGCCTCCACCTGTTTGCAAGCCACGCTCAAAGGTCATCTCGATGACGAAGGGGATGTGGAATATCTGGTGTGTACCCTGGAGCAGGCCGCCAGTCGCCGTGGCAAAGACAACGGCCACCTTATCCCCAATCGCAGCACCATTCTGGCCAATATTGAAGATTTGCAGCGCTACTTCGAAGCCCTGGGCGAATCCAGCCGGAGTGATTCCTGCCTAATGCTGATGGACATCAGCCCATCGGGAATGCTGAGCCATATGAGCGATATCGGCCAGCTGGAGAAGCGCCAGCAGGAAGTGGAAATGTTGCTGCTCAAAGAGCTGCCATCAAACTTCCAGATCTCCCACTGGCAACTGGGTAAACTGGTGATCATTCTGCCATCCACCGGCAACAACGAGGCTCACAAATACGCTATGGATGTGCTGGGTGAACTCAACACCCATGGCCTGGGCGAAGGGATTTCCATCGGTATTGCCGCGTATCAGGACGGTCAGGATTTGGAAGCCTACATCAGCCACGCCGAAATCGCCCTTAAGCGGGCCAAACAAACCGGCGATCAGAAGATTTGCCAGGCCTTTACCCGCTGA